Proteins from a single region of Undibacterium sp. KW1:
- a CDS encoding M56 family metallopeptidase encodes MISNFLQSSILACLVISGLIVLILLVRNPLRKLAGASIAYQLWAVLPLSLLAMFLPHRQYLDMAEKLQAPANQLISGTTLLEIQTASVWPVMMVVVWLTGSLCASTLCVMQHRHFLRRLGKLTESEGVYIASDVDTGPALAGCFRPKIIVPADFYERYSDAEQALIIRHELVHKGRGDVIANILFALLQCLFWFNPLVHVAARYFRLDQELACDASVIAQEPLARRTYAEAMLKTQLSVTPSALACHWPSRHPLKERIMQLQQNNPSKLKRVVAYAVLSCICGASAYSAWASTPVSAVATSTQSDKEAGKPDADSYSVAMDIKVAGIKSSPRVIVRQGTQARVAIQSEDGHAKWDFSFTLTPAPAEQYKNAVTIDMVVKKGDEVIAKPKLITGLGQQAKLQKETPDKQQDFDIAMTASLVK; translated from the coding sequence ATGATCAGTAATTTCTTGCAGTCATCAATACTCGCATGCCTCGTCATCAGCGGCCTGATCGTGCTCATCCTGCTGGTCAGAAATCCCTTGCGCAAACTGGCAGGTGCCAGTATTGCCTACCAGCTCTGGGCGGTCTTGCCACTCTCCCTGCTCGCCATGTTTTTGCCGCACCGGCAATACCTGGACATGGCGGAAAAGTTGCAGGCTCCTGCTAACCAGCTCATCTCCGGTACAACTCTGCTGGAGATACAAACTGCCAGCGTCTGGCCTGTGATGATGGTGGTGGTCTGGCTCACAGGCAGTCTGTGCGCTTCGACCCTTTGCGTCATGCAGCACCGGCATTTCTTGCGCAGGCTCGGCAAGCTAACTGAGAGCGAGGGGGTCTATATCGCCAGCGATGTTGATACCGGCCCTGCACTGGCAGGCTGCTTCAGGCCAAAGATCATCGTCCCCGCCGATTTTTATGAACGTTACAGCGACGCAGAGCAGGCACTCATCATCCGCCATGAACTGGTGCACAAAGGCCGTGGTGATGTCATTGCCAATATCCTGTTTGCATTGCTGCAATGCCTGTTCTGGTTCAACCCGCTCGTGCATGTCGCTGCCCGCTATTTCCGCCTCGACCAGGAGCTGGCCTGCGATGCCAGCGTGATTGCGCAAGAGCCACTGGCCAGGCGTACCTATGCCGAAGCCATGCTCAAAACCCAGTTAAGTGTCACCCCCAGTGCCCTGGCCTGCCATTGGCCTTCCCGTCATCCCTTAAAGGAGAGAATCATGCAATTGCAACAGAATAATCCGAGTAAATTGAAACGTGTTGTCGCCTACGCGGTATTGAGTTGTATTTGTGGTGCCAGTGCTTACAGCGCCTGGGCTAGCACTCCTGTCAGTGCCGTAGCAACAAGCACCCAGAGCGACAAGGAAGCCGGCAAGCCAGATGCGGACAGTTATTCGGTAGCGATGGATATCAAGGTGGCTGGAATAAAAAGCTCTCCCCGAGTGATCGTCAGGCAAGGTACGCAAGCCAGGGTCGCTATCCAGTCTGAAGATGGCCATGCAAAATGGGACTTCAGTTTTACGCTGACTCCTGCACCCGCCGAGCAATATAAAAATGCAGTCACCATTGATATGGTAGTCAAAAAAGGCGATGAAGTGATCGCTAAGCCAAAACTGATCACAGGCCTGGGCCAGCAAGCGAAGTTGCAAAAAGAAACGCCTGACAAACAACAGGATTTTGATATTGCGATGACGGCTAGTCTGGTCAAATAG
- a CDS encoding BlaI/MecI/CopY family transcriptional regulator, with protein sequence MKNIAISEAESLVMETLWKQHPQSAEEVSAALAQQQDWQEATVKTLLNRLFKKGAIAAEKDGRRFLYSPVLQREQWLMSESKGFLDRMFNGRIAPLVAHFSEQKKLSKQDIAELKRLIKELGDDQ encoded by the coding sequence ATGAAAAACATCGCCATCAGCGAAGCAGAATCGTTGGTCATGGAAACTCTGTGGAAACAGCATCCTCAGTCAGCCGAAGAGGTCAGTGCCGCTTTGGCACAGCAACAGGACTGGCAGGAAGCCACAGTCAAAACCCTGCTGAACCGCTTGTTCAAAAAGGGCGCGATCGCCGCCGAGAAGGATGGCAGGCGTTTTCTGTATTCGCCCGTCCTGCAGCGTGAACAATGGCTGATGTCAGAGAGCAAGGGTTTTCTCGACCGCATGTTCAATGGCCGCATCGCACCACTGGTGGCGCACTTCAGCGAACAAAAGAAATTATCGAAGCAGGATATCGCTGAACTCAAACGTCTCATCAAGGAGCTCGGTGATGATCAGTAA
- a CDS encoding glycoside hydrolase 43 family protein has translation MTRKAGFLPQLLTACLLLPVLTIRAHAQHAAHADRAQYQNPIIHADYSDPDVIRVGKHYYMTASSFNSAPGLPLLESADMVHWQLVGHALPQQLPLADFARPQHGKGVWAPCLRYHDQRFWIFYPDPDQGIYVMTADNFSGPWTTPHLLLAGKGIIDPTPLWDEDGQAYLLHAWAKSRAGINNMLSLRRMNKEATQILDTGGKVVIDGNKLPGYKTLEGPKLYKHQGYYYVFAPAGGVEEGWQSVFRSRHIEGPYEDKIVMAQGKSTTNGPHQGAWVQTPAGTDWFYHFQDKRAYGRIVHLQPMHWKDGWPVIGEDAKDTGTGEPVLRHAMPVAGNFPQIQPATSDEFRDSKLGLQWQWNANWKPAWYSLTARPQHLRLHTQADSSYAERNNLWDVPSLLLQKLPAEQFTVDTRLDVSHLQNGSSTGLIMYGFNYAWLGVRQQDKARQLLLSTCDKTEAKCAEVIRASLPLNSSTVYLRMVVQAGGKTQFYYSTDNQQFNAIGDEFNATMGRWVGAQMGLFSVRPDVSPSADDDYVDVDYFRVAINKQLP, from the coding sequence ATGACAAGAAAAGCCGGATTTTTGCCTCAACTGTTGACAGCGTGCCTGCTACTGCCCGTTTTGACTATACGGGCGCATGCCCAACATGCTGCCCATGCCGACCGGGCGCAATACCAGAACCCCATCATCCACGCCGATTATTCCGACCCCGATGTCATCCGTGTAGGCAAGCACTATTACATGACGGCATCAAGCTTCAATAGTGCACCCGGCCTGCCTTTGCTGGAATCGGCAGACATGGTGCACTGGCAACTGGTGGGGCATGCCCTGCCCCAGCAATTGCCACTCGCGGATTTTGCCCGACCACAGCATGGCAAGGGAGTGTGGGCGCCCTGCCTGCGTTATCACGACCAGCGCTTCTGGATTTTTTATCCCGACCCTGACCAGGGCATTTATGTGATGACGGCAGACAATTTCAGTGGCCCCTGGACTACGCCCCACCTGCTGCTGGCAGGCAAGGGCATCATCGATCCTACGCCCTTGTGGGATGAAGATGGTCAGGCTTATCTGCTACACGCCTGGGCAAAAAGCCGCGCAGGTATCAACAATATGCTGAGCCTGCGCCGCATGAACAAGGAGGCGACACAGATACTGGATACCGGGGGCAAGGTCGTTATCGATGGCAACAAGCTGCCTGGCTACAAAACGCTGGAAGGCCCGAAGCTCTACAAACATCAGGGCTATTACTATGTCTTTGCCCCGGCAGGTGGCGTGGAAGAAGGCTGGCAATCGGTATTCCGCTCACGCCATATTGAGGGCCCCTATGAAGACAAGATCGTTATGGCGCAAGGCAAGTCAACCACCAATGGCCCGCACCAGGGGGCCTGGGTACAGACACCAGCAGGCACTGACTGGTTTTACCACTTCCAGGACAAGCGCGCCTATGGCCGCATCGTGCACCTGCAACCCATGCACTGGAAAGATGGCTGGCCCGTCATCGGTGAAGATGCCAAGGACACTGGTACCGGTGAACCTGTGCTCAGGCATGCGATGCCAGTAGCAGGCAATTTCCCTCAAATACAGCCTGCGACTAGCGATGAATTCAGGGACAGCAAGCTGGGCTTACAATGGCAATGGAATGCCAACTGGAAACCAGCATGGTATTCATTGACAGCCAGGCCACAGCACCTGCGCCTGCACACTCAAGCTGACAGCAGCTATGCAGAACGCAACAACCTGTGGGACGTGCCCTCCTTGCTATTGCAAAAACTGCCTGCCGAACAATTCACGGTAGATACCAGACTGGATGTGAGTCACCTGCAAAATGGCAGCAGCACTGGCCTCATCATGTATGGTTTCAACTATGCCTGGCTGGGCGTGCGCCAGCAAGACAAGGCAAGACAGTTACTCTTATCGACTTGCGACAAGACAGAAGCAAAATGCGCAGAAGTGATACGCGCCAGCCTGCCATTAAACAGCAGCACTGTCTATTTGCGCATGGTGGTGCAGGCAGGTGGCAAAACGCAATTCTATTACAGCACCGACAATCAGCAATTTAATGCGATTGGCGATGAGTTCAATGCAACGATGGGCCGCTGGGTTGGTGCACAGATGGGTTTGTTCAGCGTGCGGCCCGATGTATCACCTTCTGCTGACGATGATTATGTCGATGTGGATTATTTCAGGGTGGCGATAAACAAGCAGTTACCATAA
- a CDS encoding response regulator transcription factor gives MRILLAEDDSVLADGLTRSLRQSGYATDCVNDGEAADTALTTQDFDLLILDLGLPKLSGPEVLRRLRARNSRLPVLILTAADSVEQRVKGLDLGADDYMAKPFALSELEARVRALTRRGAGGGPTVIKHGPLTYDQVGRIAYIHEQMLDLSARELGLLEVLLQRTGRLVSKEQLVDHLCEWGEEVSNNAIEVYVHRLRKKIEVDGVRIATVRGLGYCLEKFFVPATAPATSSATATPTASTEQK, from the coding sequence ATGCGTATTTTGCTAGCAGAAGACGACAGTGTACTGGCCGATGGTCTGACCCGCTCGCTCAGGCAATCCGGCTATGCCACTGATTGTGTCAATGATGGGGAAGCGGCAGATACTGCGCTGACTACCCAGGACTTTGATTTGCTGATCCTTGATCTGGGCTTGCCCAAATTGAGCGGACCAGAAGTATTGCGCCGCTTGCGGGCGCGTAATTCACGTTTGCCGGTGCTGATACTGACAGCGGCAGATTCGGTCGAACAAAGGGTCAAGGGACTGGACCTGGGCGCAGATGATTACATGGCCAAGCCCTTTGCCCTGTCTGAACTCGAAGCACGAGTGCGAGCACTGACGCGGCGTGGCGCGGGTGGCGGGCCTACCGTCATCAAGCATGGGCCGCTGACTTATGACCAGGTCGGGCGTATCGCCTATATCCATGAACAGATGCTGGACTTGTCTGCGCGTGAGCTGGGCCTGCTCGAAGTGTTGTTGCAACGTACCGGCCGGCTGGTATCCAAGGAGCAACTGGTCGATCACCTGTGCGAATGGGGTGAAGAGGTCAGCAACAATGCGATCGAAGTGTATGTACACCGCCTGCGCAAGAAAATAGAGGTGGATGGCGTGCGTATAGCCACGGTACGCGGTCTTGGTTATTGCCTGGAAAAATTCTTTGTTCCTGCAACTGCCCCGGCAACAAGCTCTGCTACTGCCACGCCTACCGCCAGCACTGAACAAAAATGA
- a CDS encoding sensor histidine kinase encodes MSQQPGRDDSDAAAPDSLAGKQPEEKTQRSLFGEILDWMLAPLLLLWPMSIAITYLVAKSIANQPFDRALEDNVLVLSQQVKEIDGKVVTQLSNPARDILRADDLDNIYFQIKVSKDQLIDGDRDLPAPIEEDKPTIGTVQFRNAVLRGIDIRIAYSYIDLNKTGKPGPNTDPHLALVQVAETLEKRALLANEIIKGVILPQFIILPIALALVWFALSRGLSPLAELQQRIRARRPDDLSPIDSRHVPEEITPLVKSLNEMLERLAQTIAIQKRFIADAAHQMKTPLAGLRMQSELALRQTDQQEIHQSLTQLATSSEAATRLVNQLLTLARAENLAPANQPREQIDLNILARNVVQDWIQASFAKKIDLGFEQDKNAVLIFGSPLMLREMLSNLIDNALRYTPQGHSVTVRVRTDHEQALAVLEVEDNGRGIPIEERGHVFERFYRILGSNVQGSGLGLAIVREIASQHEARIEILDNPQPQDPAYPGCVFRISFQLNPYDELAMEGLS; translated from the coding sequence ATGAGTCAACAGCCAGGCAGGGACGACAGCGACGCAGCAGCGCCTGACAGCCTGGCTGGCAAGCAGCCCGAAGAAAAAACGCAACGTTCCCTGTTTGGTGAAATCCTTGACTGGATGCTGGCACCGCTCTTGCTGTTATGGCCGATGAGCATTGCCATCACCTACCTGGTGGCAAAATCCATCGCCAATCAGCCCTTTGACCGCGCGCTCGAAGATAATGTGCTGGTACTGTCACAGCAGGTCAAAGAGATAGACGGCAAGGTCGTGACCCAGCTCAGCAACCCTGCAAGGGATATCTTGCGGGCAGATGATCTCGACAATATCTATTTCCAGATCAAGGTCAGCAAAGACCAGCTCATTGATGGTGACCGTGACCTTCCCGCTCCCATTGAAGAAGACAAACCGACCATAGGTACAGTCCAGTTCAGGAACGCCGTCTTGCGCGGCATAGATATACGCATTGCCTATAGTTATATCGACCTCAACAAGACAGGCAAACCCGGCCCGAATACAGACCCGCATTTAGCCTTGGTACAGGTCGCAGAGACACTGGAAAAACGCGCCCTGCTGGCCAATGAAATCATCAAGGGTGTGATCCTGCCGCAATTCATTATCTTGCCGATTGCCCTGGCGCTGGTCTGGTTCGCATTGAGCCGTGGCCTGTCGCCTCTGGCAGAACTGCAGCAGCGCATACGCGCGCGCAGGCCAGATGACCTCAGCCCCATCGATTCACGCCATGTGCCTGAAGAAATCACACCACTCGTCAAATCACTCAATGAAATGCTGGAAAGGCTGGCACAAACCATCGCCATCCAGAAACGCTTTATCGCTGATGCCGCCCACCAGATGAAGACCCCGCTGGCCGGTTTGCGCATGCAGTCAGAGCTGGCCTTGCGCCAGACTGACCAGCAAGAGATACATCAATCATTAACGCAACTGGCCACCAGCTCAGAAGCAGCCACACGCCTGGTCAACCAGTTGCTGACACTGGCACGCGCAGAAAACCTGGCCCCGGCCAATCAGCCACGCGAACAGATAGACTTGAACATTCTGGCCCGTAATGTCGTGCAGGACTGGATACAGGCTTCTTTTGCAAAAAAAATAGATCTGGGTTTTGAGCAGGATAAAAATGCGGTACTGATTTTTGGCAGCCCGCTGATGTTGCGTGAAATGCTCAGCAACCTGATCGACAATGCTTTACGTTACACCCCACAAGGCCATAGCGTGACCGTGCGTGTGCGCACCGACCATGAACAGGCACTGGCGGTACTGGAGGTCGAAGACAATGGCCGTGGCATACCGATTGAAGAACGCGGGCACGTGTTCGAGCGTTTTTACCGCATCCTCGGCAGCAATGTGCAAGGTAGCGGCCTGGGCCTGGCCATCGTGCGTGAGATCGCCAGCCAGCATGAGGCCAGGATAGAAATACTCGACAATCCGCAACCGCAAGACCCGGCCTACCCCGGTTGCGTATTCCGCATCTCTTTCCAGTTGAACCCTTACGATGAACTTGCCATGGAGGGCTTGTCATGA
- a CDS encoding DUF4212 domain-containing protein has protein sequence MSAAPEQTGSVSKQYWRHTRRLTVALMACWAVLCFCVLFFARELSSVVFFGWPFSFYMAAQGLTLSFVLILAIYSLSMGWIGRRQTGD, from the coding sequence ATGAGCGCAGCACCTGAGCAGACTGGCAGTGTCAGCAAACAATACTGGCGGCATACCCGGCGACTGACCGTGGCCCTGATGGCTTGCTGGGCTGTGCTGTGCTTTTGTGTACTGTTCTTTGCGCGTGAATTGTCCAGCGTGGTTTTCTTTGGCTGGCCGTTTTCTTTCTACATGGCAGCGCAAGGCCTGACGCTGAGCTTTGTGCTGATACTTGCCATCTATTCACTCAGCATGGGCTGGATAGGCCGCAGGCAGACCGGGGACTGA
- a CDS encoding sodium:solute symporter family protein — protein MAQKRFTQKLTVYYLWYTLLFFIFLISLAILEKEGVPRAWIGYLFMFATIVLYAGIGVVSRTADISEYYVAGRRVPAVFNGMATAADWMSAASFLSLAGGLYLQGFDGLAYVIGWTGGFCLVAMLIAPYLRKFGQYTIPDFLGARFAGSPENNMVRILAVIATVFISFIYVVAQIYGVGLITSRFTGVDFSVGIFLGLASILVCSFLGGMRAVTWTQVAQYIIIIIAFLIPVAWLSVKHTNNPVAPLSYGAVLPELSNKEKIFESDPREKEVRAIYRQRADELQKKIQQLPQSWEDGRFELQHKLEELKSGNASLLEIKAAGRVLANYPKSQQEAQNRWNEVRNNYLAKAQPGFSKYTPYAAKDKKESDSKRNNFMALVLCLMMGTAALPHVLVRYYTTPTVKESRDSVFWSLFFIMLLYITIPALAILVKYDIYNSLVGTEFSKLPAWVTYWANIDRNNPLVNITDINHDGIVQLAEIVLDGDIVVLATPEIAGLPYVVSALVAAGGLAAALSTADGLLLTISNSLSHDIYYKIIDPQASTQKRVTISKLLLLVVALVAAYVASLKPADILSLVGAAFSVAASALFPCLVLGIFWKRANRQGAICGMIAGFVVCVFYMLYTHPIFGGSPANQWFSIAPISAGVFGVPAGFITMMVVSFFTPRPDQKTLDLVDFIRQP, from the coding sequence ATGGCACAAAAGCGTTTTACCCAAAAACTGACGGTTTATTATCTCTGGTACACACTGCTGTTTTTCATCTTCCTGATCAGCCTGGCCATCCTCGAAAAAGAAGGCGTGCCGCGCGCCTGGATAGGTTATCTGTTCATGTTTGCCACCATCGTGCTATATGCAGGCATAGGCGTGGTCAGCCGTACGGCTGACATCAGCGAGTATTATGTCGCCGGGCGGCGCGTGCCTGCGGTTTTCAATGGCATGGCGACGGCAGCCGACTGGATGTCTGCCGCCAGTTTTTTGAGTCTGGCGGGTGGCTTGTATTTGCAGGGTTTTGATGGCCTTGCCTACGTCATAGGTTGGACCGGCGGCTTTTGCCTGGTGGCCATGCTGATTGCACCTTATCTGCGCAAGTTTGGTCAATACACAATCCCTGATTTTCTCGGTGCACGCTTTGCCGGTAGCCCGGAAAACAATATGGTCAGAATACTGGCTGTCATTGCCACGGTATTCATTTCCTTCATCTATGTGGTCGCACAAATCTATGGTGTGGGCCTGATCACTTCACGCTTTACCGGTGTGGATTTTTCTGTCGGCATCTTCCTCGGCCTGGCCAGCATACTGGTGTGTTCTTTCCTGGGTGGCATGCGTGCGGTGACTTGGACCCAGGTCGCGCAATACATCATTATCATCATCGCCTTCCTGATCCCGGTTGCCTGGTTGTCGGTCAAACACACCAATAACCCGGTCGCGCCGCTCTCTTACGGGGCGGTGCTGCCAGAGCTGAGCAACAAGGAAAAGATTTTTGAGTCAGATCCAAGGGAAAAAGAAGTCAGGGCCATTTACCGCCAGCGTGCCGACGAGCTGCAAAAGAAAATTCAACAATTGCCGCAATCATGGGAAGACGGCCGTTTTGAATTGCAGCACAAACTCGAAGAATTAAAATCAGGCAATGCCTCGCTGCTGGAGATCAAGGCTGCAGGCCGGGTGCTGGCGAATTACCCCAAGTCACAACAAGAAGCACAAAACCGCTGGAACGAGGTACGCAATAATTATCTCGCCAAGGCGCAACCCGGTTTTTCCAAATACACGCCGTATGCGGCAAAGGACAAGAAAGAATCTGACAGCAAGCGCAATAATTTCATGGCACTGGTGCTATGCCTGATGATGGGTACTGCCGCCCTGCCGCATGTGCTGGTGCGCTACTACACCACGCCCACGGTCAAGGAGAGCCGTGACTCGGTGTTCTGGTCACTGTTCTTTATCATGCTGCTGTACATCACGATACCGGCGCTGGCTATCCTGGTCAAATACGATATCTATAATTCCCTGGTCGGCACAGAATTTTCCAAACTGCCTGCCTGGGTCACTTACTGGGCCAATATAGACCGCAACAACCCGCTCGTGAATATCACCGACATCAACCATGACGGCATAGTCCAGCTCGCCGAGATTGTGCTTGATGGTGACATCGTCGTGCTGGCAACACCCGAGATTGCCGGCCTGCCGTATGTGGTATCAGCGCTGGTGGCTGCTGGTGGCCTGGCGGCTGCACTCTCTACTGCAGATGGCTTGCTGCTGACGATATCGAATTCCCTGTCGCACGACATTTACTACAAGATCATAGACCCGCAAGCCTCAACACAAAAGCGGGTGACAATATCCAAGCTGCTGTTACTGGTGGTGGCACTGGTGGCAGCCTATGTGGCTTCGCTCAAGCCTGCTGATATTCTGTCACTGGTAGGTGCGGCATTTTCAGTGGCTGCATCAGCGCTATTCCCCTGCCTGGTATTGGGCATATTCTGGAAACGTGCGAACCGCCAGGGTGCCATCTGCGGCATGATTGCTGGCTTTGTCGTCTGCGTGTTTTATATGCTGTATACCCACCCTATATTTGGTGGCAGCCCGGCGAATCAGTGGTTTAGCATTGCGCCTATATCGGCAGGTGTATTCGGCGTCCCGGCTGGGTTCATCACCATGATGGTAGTGAGTTTTTTCACGCCCAGGCCGGATCAAAAGACCTTGGATCTCGTCGATTTTATACGGCAGCCTTGA